The Sciurus carolinensis chromosome 5, mSciCar1.2, whole genome shotgun sequence genome segment AGCTGAACATCTTGGACCTAAGTTGAttcaaaagtaatatttaatGCATGAAGCCTATTGTATTCCTGCCTAATTATCACCCAAGTTAGGGTACTGGTTATCCGATGAAGATCCAACTCTGCAACACAACCCTGGAATTCCTTTTCATGTGGACTTGGGTGTTTGGGGGTCAGACCGAAGACAATTTATAGCATTATCTGTACTTGGACCATTCTTTCTACGTAATCACTCGGAAAGTATTTCTTGAACTTTTTAGCACGACGTGGATGAGAcctaaagaaaaagtaaaccagGCTTAAAAACCAAACCTCAGGCAATACCCAGAATTAGGGAATGAGGGGGAAGTGTCACTGATGGGAGTACTCCAAAAGAAATTTGAACTAGACATGTCGGTTTCAAGTTAAGACATGATTAAACAAAAAAAGTGTACCTTTCTCAAATCACATATCTCTTAATTCTTTTCACTTTGTATTATAACTGTCACATCTCCTCATCTAGGTAACTACTGGAAGGCAATTGTCTTGTTTCATTTTGTCTCCAAGGCCTATCAGTGTCTGATATGTATTTGACACACAGATGTTGGCTAAACAATTATTAAATGCTATAGAGgacaaagaatgaaaacataaaaggaCAGTGGGGCCCTTCAAAGAGTGGCATTTCAGTAGAAGAACCTACTCTAATCTTACAAAGATCTTTTTCACTACCTGGACAACCACTAAAGAACCCCATATTAACTTGAACAGGTTTACTTCTATGGGTTACATtgaacttttgttgttgttgttggtacccgggattgaacccaggggtgcttaaccagtaagtcacatccccagtcctttctattttttgaaacaggatcttaccAAGtatttagagtctcactaaattgctgaggttgtctttgaacttgtaatttacctgcttcagtctctcaagcaCGCCCAGTTGAATGTATGCTTTTTTATGGGTCAGGTTTCAGGCAGTATGactgtaaatttttaaaaggagccCAAAGGGAAACACAGAAGATGGGTTAGTTCACTTAAAACAgatgggttaagactcttaaaaacACGCTTCTCCTCTAAGATTATTACAGGAATTTGGATTAATCATTAAGGTTATGAAAGCTCTGAAAAGTTTTGATAGTAATTTACTGAACTGTCCTCCTAATTCATAAATATAAGGTCAACTTATTAAGCCGctgttttgtaagtttttaaaacaaagaatgcatattcttttAACATAAATTAAGATAACAATCACAAATCTATATCTAGCCTATAATGTACCTGAAACATGACAgagtacaacttttttttttttaactaaccaCTATTATTAAGGTTTTTCATGGAAGATAAATCTTGTTCCAACTTGCAAAGTTAGGAAcacatcttctttcttctttgaccctataaataggaaaaggagCAACTGGAATTTTTGCCCACCTGCACAGTTccaatgaaaataacaaattaacATCTTCTTGTGCTTAGCCAACCCCCATCCTATCCTCCTATCCTTCCAATTCCAGAGCAGGACAATgagaaggaaggcagagaggagggTGGGGGGATCAAGTTCTTCACAGCAATGACTATTCCAGGGGAAATGAGGCACAGATACCACAGTGCTGAGTTTTATTAGGGATTTCATTAAGGTTAAATCTCTAGAAATGAGGGAGTCCTGGTTAGAGGACACAAAAGCCCATGGTGCCTGCTCAGATCTCATAGTGAACCACTGGCTCAGGTTCTTTGGTGGGATCACCTCCTCGTTCCAGGTATAGATTATTATAAGGATACTGCTTCGGcccctaaggaaaaaaaaacacaggttAGCAACAATATACATATACCGATGCCTGGCTCTGAGTTAACAACTAGGCATAGTAAATGGATACACAATAGCCCCTGGTCAGACTCAGCTGAACTGAGAATGGTAGGAGCAGCGTTCCTCTTCCCTGCTCAGCCCAAGGCAGAGAGAAAACCTACTAAATTTTAAGAGCTGTAGTGCCTACACtgtgagagagaggggaagaaagggagaaggagggggaagggagggacagagaaaaagagagtcaAAGCTTTCTAAATGAGACaatgcatccatccatcccacTCTCTCTCGGGGTTGAGACAGACTCAATCTCCTTTAAGTCACTCAGCCTCTAATGGTTCCACCACTAAAGTGGTCCAGCAAATGAGGCGTGCAGAGCAGCAGTGGGGGAAAGCACAGAGGAGACACGGCTGGGAAGTGCTTTAGGGGCTGCTGGCTTTACCAACAAACAGCTGTCAAAGAACACAGCTcaaggggaggagaaaagggtgaTGTGCCTACAGAACTGAAAAATGGAAGAACCACATTGTGTTTCTTGCTCTCCTGAAGTGAAGTTAGTGCTCACCCCAGCCCTATGTGCACTCTCCAGCAAGGAGCCCCTGGGGCTTGGCAGAAAGGCTCGTGTCAGTGCGCACAGATATGCCAGCTACCTTCAGGACATTGATTATTTCTGCAGAGGTAGCACTGGGCAGCCAACTGCAAACAAAACAGCCTCACTGCCTTCAGTTCCTCTCCTTCCAATCCATCCTAGAAACTATTCCCAGATTAATCTTCCAGAACTCAGCCTTTATCATGCACTTTtctattcaaaaaacaaaaatggctcCCTGCTCTTCAAGGCAGACCAAGTCTTTACTATAACCCCAACCCCTAGCATGGTTGTACATAGTAGGAGctgcacaaatatttattgaattaatacaTCATTACATCATTAAGTCCATGTCCTTTAGCCACACAATAAAAACTGCCAATCTAACCAATAATCTAACCTCATGATTACAGTGATTTCCAAGCCTGATTTACATCAGAATTACCTGGGAGATTGTTGGAAATACTGATTCTAGAACCCTGTGGTGGAGCTCTAAAAGTGGGACCCAGGCATCTGAATTTTTAGCAGCTCTCTAGGAAACCAATGCAGCTAATTATCTAGGAACTATTTTACATGCTTATACCTATTCTGCTTtggctctctctctttttttttttttaaattgtaaacaaatgggatacatgttgtttctctgtctgtacatggcgtaaaggcataccatttgtgtaatcataaatttacatagggtaatgttgtttgattcattctgccattttttcccttcccccccacccctcccacccctcccctccctctatacagtccttccttcctccattcctgcccgcctccctaaacccaactccaaccccaacactaacccttcccaccccccattatgtgtcatcatccacttattagcgatatcattcttcctttggttttttgagattggtttatctcacttagcatgatattctccagtttcatccatttgcctgcaaatgccataattttatcattctttatggctgagtaatattccattgtatatatatatataccacattttctttatccattcatcaattgaaggacatctaggttggttccacaatctggctattgtgaactgagcagctatgaacattgatgtgtgcTTTGGCTCTCTtactctctttctccttccttgttttctcttGCCCCAAAGTCTTCTCCAACTTCTTCCACCTCCCAAATCCCCCTGCTTTTTACTTTTTGGCATTTAAAGTTAACCATACATTCTCACAGCAGCTCATTCCACTCTGCACACACACAgtatacacataaatacacatacaatACCAAACTTCCACATCTCTTCAAAGTTGCTCAAGTCATTTATCTAAATTTTCTTAAACTTCCTTAAAactagaaaatgtattttctatgtCCTTTACATTGGTAAAAATATAACCATGTATGCTTTCAGTGGACACTTATTTGCTTCCAATACCCTAAAGGAAGTGCTTTTCACATGTCTAACAGCATAAGGTTTCAGTTCTAGATTCCTTGACTCTGCTTTAAAAGATCCCTCACCAAAATATAATTGGTTTAAGTACATTCCTCAAATAGCAACTCTGAAAACTAGCTGACTTCATTCCTCCCTACTCCTAACATGCATCTAGGGCTGGTCTAAGAAGTTTGAGTAGAGCAATGCTCTGGTGCCAGGTCAATAGGTAAGGACATATCTTCCTGTCTCTTAAGACTCCAGGAAGCTAAGCTTGATAATGGTTGGTTCCCTACTCCAGACTTCACTCACTCAGGGGGCTAAGCAGGTATGCCTAGGAAAGCACTTCTAAAGTaccacaggaaataaaaaatactcacCACAGGCTGGTAGGTGGGGTACTTCTCCCCGACCCAGAACATGAAAATCATGAAGGCCACAAAGCCAAAAAGGTGCTTACACATGGTATTCCAAGAAACAGGTGTGGGGGATGTATCCACACGGTTCCTGATGTACATGTCTAAGTCCCAGTGTATCTGAGGCAGAAAGGCAGATAACTGTCATAAACTATTCTTCCTGCAAAAGGCAGGCAGCCTAGAGTGAACAGAGACTGATACAAAGCTTGACagaagcattctactgtcatggggCAATATTCTGAGACACACAGGCCCACAGGACTAGATGTTGGCCTCAGTCTAGgttctgctcaccagagacagcTCAATCATGAAGTGCACAACTTTCACAGTACAGAGTTTTGTTCCCACAAGTCCTACTCCACGTGCCTGCTATATGTGGAACCTCAGGTCTCAGATCACTGGATCTTACTTCTTTGAGCCGAAAAGCTTATTATTAACTGGACAGAGAAGTGCCAATTAAGCTAAAGGGAGACTCCCTAAGAGGACAtaggaggagaaaaaggttaaATGGGCTGCTTTTCTCACCGGTTCACCCCAGTTCAACCTTAGGTCTGTGTGGTCCCAGTCATACCATGGATCTCTCTCATGCTGTGAGCGATCAGGGAGCTTCGGGTAGTCGCCATACCTAAGAGACAGCAGAAAGTTCTGGAAGGAGCTATGAGCAGTCACAGACAATGCAGTCTCCATCTCTGAGATGAAAAACTTAGTGACAGACATAACTTCTTCACCTAAGGAAAGAGGAACTGACTCCCAGATCAAGATTTCAAGTTCTATCACTAAGCACAGAACTAACCAAATAAGACCAAAATGTAATTAAATGAGCACATCAAACTCTAAAACATGATAATACATAAGATTTCCTTAcattctttcaaaaagaaaaaggtcacACAATTCTATAATGTTAAAGCTAAAAGAGAactatcaattttattgattatcTGATTCCCTCaccagattaaaaaatgaaagtaaaatttaggGTCTGAAGTCACCCAGCAaactggaaaacatttaaaatgattagAAAAGCGTTCTCTTCATAGGTCCTGTTTCTCAACCACAAGTCAATATACCTCTCCATGCCTCAAACACCTCATGGGACTTCTTGCTTATTTGTTTTCCCCAACAAACCCAGGTTCAACTTATAAAGACTGCTACCAAGGCTGTTCCTGTCTGCAATACAATAAAAACATAGGAGAAGATGAAAACTAGACATGTGTCacagaaaataactgaaaaacaagAATAGGAGATGCTGAAagcaagaatgaaagaatgatGCTAGGAAGAAAGTGAAGATGCGGGTAATTACTATACAAAATTAACCACAAGGATGGTATGTGGAAATGGTATGGAGAGGTAACATCAACTGGAGAAAGGAGGTTGGTCATTTCCACAGCCCTAAAGAGAGATGTACACACAAATATAGAGTACTCCATCTACAAATAAGGTTCTCATGAGTCCAGCTCCAACCTGGTCACGTGCCTGGATGATGGCACCTGAGCCCAGCAGATGCTCAATCTAAATGAAACCCATCCCTCTTGAAGGAGCCAAGGAAGGTTCCTGCTATTCGGGAGTCCTCCAGGGAGCCACTAAAATCTCAGCTTGCTCATTTGAGGAAATAGtccaaggagaaaggagaaaattgaaGTCCTCTCGGCTGCAGCTGCtcacccacccactcccacctccaAGAAAAGCACCCACACCAATGATTCTGAGGGGGTCACAGGAGGGTTCGGGAGAAAGGGTCAGGGTAGAACCACCCAACAGGTCTCCCATTACTACCCAGGTACGAGCTGACTCTCTCTACCTCACCCCATGCCATCATCCGGGTAAGGTTCGTAGTCTTCCACACGCATGTTATACTTCTTGGCGGCGGCTGCCCGTTCTTCTGGGGTCTTCGGATAGGGCCCCGGCAGCATGTCCTTGgtaatgtgggaggctgaggcacagaaGAACACGGGTCAGACCAACCCCATTCgccagcagctcggaaggctcAAAGCTGCAGAGACCGAAGCCTGGGACTTCACGGGATCAGCGCGACCCTCTATCACCTCCACCCCCTGCCTGGGCACAGACGCCGCGATATCCGCTACCTCCCTTCCTTCACATCCAAACTTCAGACATCCCCTTCCCACACTGAAGCCTAGCCAGTTCTCGCGAACCTGTCCGTGCCCCTAGCGGCACCACGTTCCGGACAGCCCTTTGCAGCCACCGAACTCCCAGGGCCCCTGCTCCGGCCGCCGCCATCTTCACCTTCCTCGCGCTTCTCCCCGCGCATGCGCAGAGGCCAGTCGCGGCGGCGAGCGCGGCCACACGCGACTCGGGAGGCGAAGCGTGAAGGCAAATCTTCTGGACTCAACTGGGCGGAGCTTAAGCTTGGAACTGGGAATCCAGTAGGAAGGTGAGTGGTTGGTTAGAAGGGGTAACTTGAGGGAGAAAAAGGCAGGTAACTTTGTAAAATGAACGCTTTTTCTTCTCTGACTGCttgccttttccctttccttcactgGTACTTTCTTTCCAAACGTGGTCATCCTTCAAATTCAGCCCTTAGTTTTGTTTGATCTTGTTTTGTTCTCCTAATTGGTCCATCGGCTTCCTTTAGATGCTTTGTTCACTTAGCAAATCAGCGTTTTAATGCTTCCTCAGTTTCAGTCCGTGTTTACACCTGAATGTCCCAGTCACCTTCCAGTCCAACAAATGTAAAACTAAACCCATCACCAGAGTCAACTCTCTGGAGATGGGGCAAAGCCTCCTATTTACTAGGACTTGGATAAATAGATTTCAAATTTACAGGCTCTTAATAGAAGATTGGGAGACATGTTTGCATATGAATGCTTTCATCTTATTTACACACGTGGGATGTGGATAATTTGCATATTAAAAATACGCCTTTACTTCCAGCAACTTTTAAGATGATCACTGTTTTGGAACAGAATCCATTATTATACTTACTCTCAAATATATAccaaagcaataataacagaCATGTACTTTTCAGTATGTACATATTGGGAAGGACTACAATACAGCAACTTGCCCTCCTGTAAATAAGCAGCACTAGTTGGACAACATCAGAGTTGGATAACATCTGTTTTCAACCAATAGGAAGCTCTGATCTCATTTGGGTCGAGAAACAGAgttgatctatttatttttattaagatgtTATTTACATATCATACAATTCCCTAAGTGtacaataaagttatttttagtaTACTTACAAAGTTCTACAACTGTCACTactaattctaaataaaatattttcatcacccccaaaagaaacctcCCACCCATTATTGGCACATTCCACTCACTTGGAATCaccaatctactttctgtctctgtggatttgtctaactggatattttatataaatgtaatcatgAGATATGTGGCTGTTTGTATCTGTCTTTTTTcactacaaaatattttccaaatttgttaATGTTGTAGTACATGTCAGTACTTCCACTCCTTTTTATGGCTGACTGATATATTATTACATGGaaacaacattttattattttatttatacatttatcagTTAACACATCATTTTGGTTGTTCCCACttttttggctattacaaataatgctgttaGGGTCATTCTTGTACAGTTTTTTTgtgcagtgtgtgcatgtgtggatatatgctttcatttctaaatatatacCTAGAAAAATTGCTAGATCATAAGgtgactttatattttttattttgaaaaactccCTGATTGTTTCCccagctctctttttttttttgggggggggggggtgggtaggtaactgggaattgaacccagaggggatttaccactgagccacatcccagcccttaatCACGtatgtgatttatattttctcccattctatggattatctttttaaacttttcttttctttctttttctttttcttttttttttttttttggtactggggattagacctaggagcactttaccactgatccacatccccagccctttttattttttattttgagacaaggtctcactaagttgcttaggtctcactaagttgcttaggtctcactaagttgctgaggtaggCCTcgaatgtgcaatcctcctgccccagtctcctgagtcacagggattacaggtatgtgccaccacgcctgccTTCTTTTTACTCTCTTGATAGTATCCTTTGGAACCCTATTTGTATCATGAAAAGCGTATTAAAATTTGTCAAAAGCTACTTCTGTGTatactgagatgatcatgtggtaGTTTTCACCTATTAATATATTACATTGATTGACTttcagatgttgaatcaaccttgtgttcctggaataaatcccacttggtcatggtatgTAGCActttttatatggtgctgggtTTGTTTTGTTAGTATATTGTTGAAGACTTTTGCATCTGTTTGTAAGGAATATACTTATAaggtctatagttttcttgtaatgtttttgtctcatttttataTCCAGGTAATGCTGGCCTCAGAGAATGAATTGGTCCATGTTCCCGCCTCTTCTGTTTTTTGGAATACTTTGTGAAGGATtgatcttaattcttttttaaatatttgatacaaTTCATCAGTTATCCCTcagatcctgggcttttctttgtgggatgtttttgatttctaattcagTCTTATTTtaggtctattcagatttttttattttttctagatcaGTTGTGGTAGTTGGTGCCTTTCTAGGAATTTTTACATTTCATCTaggttcttaatttttttgatacTCAATTGTTCATAGTATTTCCTTCTatatgccttttttatttatgtaaagttGATAATATCActtctttcattcctgattttagtaatttgaatcttttagattttatttatttatttatttcctcatttttttgttggtgcattatagttgtacatactgatggattttgttgttatatattgtacatgcacacaatccacaatataacaattataacttggccaatatcacttccagcattttccccctccctccctggcttccaactcttggttcctttcctttactgatctcccttccatttttagAAGATCCACcccatctttgttttcttctctagcttcgatatatgagagaaaacatagccttctgagtttgacttattttgtttaacattatggtctctagtttcatccattttcctgcaaataccattatttcatttttctttatgcccaaataaaattctattgtgtatatataccacattttcttaatccagtcATACGTTGATGGACATCTTGGCTGGCTCCATAGTTTGGccgttgtgaattgtgctgttataaacatgggtatgcatgtaccactgtagtaagatgcctttagttcttcagggtaaataccaagaagtggtatagctgggtcatatggtggttccatgccttgtcttttgaggagactctatactgatttccatagcagtggtttaacttatttttaattcccAAGGTTATAAGTTAACATATTCTTATGAAAATGCAAACATTGCAGATAAAACTAAAGCTTTAtttccatccccatccccaaACTTTTCTGCAGAGATAACTCTGTTATCAGTTGGGTATATTATAGTTACTATATAGCATGATTACATAGTTAGTCAATGTGTTAGTTTCCATTgcttcataaaaaatttaaatttattttaaggtgCTTAAAAGGAACCATAAAATTAGCAGCTGAAacagtttattatttcttttcttttttctttttttttttttttgagtccagGTACTAGTTAACTGGGTCCTCAGCTCAGGGTCCCACCAGGTTGAAATCAAGATATTGACTGGGTCATCTGTGACTCTGTGTCCTTCTTCAAGCTCAATATTTATTGGCATAACTTATTTTCTTGCATTTGTAGAACTAAGTTCCCCCACTTACTTGCTGACTATCAACCAAGAAATAGTCTTTATTGGCTCCTAGAAACCACCTATAATTCTCTGCCACATAACAGTTTGCTCTTTTAAAGCGAACAGGAGAGGATATACATGGTGTCAGATCTCTCTGACCTTCTGTCTCTGACCTCT includes the following:
- the Ndufb8 gene encoding NADH dehydrogenase [ubiquinone] 1 beta subcomplex subunit 8, mitochondrial is translated as MAAAGAGALGVRWLQRAVRNVVPLGARTASHITKDMLPGPYPKTPEERAAAAKKYNMRVEDYEPYPDDGMGYGDYPKLPDRSQHERDPWYDWDHTDLRLNWGEPIHWDLDMYIRNRVDTSPTPVSWNTMCKHLFGFVAFMIFMFWVGEKYPTYQPVGPKQYPYNNLYLERGGDPTKEPEPVVHYEI